In Zingiber officinale cultivar Zhangliang chromosome 8B, Zo_v1.1, whole genome shotgun sequence, a single genomic region encodes these proteins:
- the LOC122014386 gene encoding choline transporter-like protein 3 yields the protein MASRDESLASDLEDPASVAAQPLLLPRPVAAAAGGDASVTGLSPSTNESYSPISYHYGRRPPRDIPALLLFLFFCIATFALGITALARRNAAASRVSFYVFDRNTSSCVLPSSNSFSSSFSSSPFLKDLIWTLVVTFLLSGPIALAVLWILRRYAKQVVYAAIPFFILIPSFLNIYWFVACTIGRDCSNAFPLGYRIIVLIFVFLLIGVFIWIIVANWRRVELTVQIVRVAANALASNIALLAVLPAMGLALLVYFSPICVFLIFSTWNGRVVPREVKGTSGEYYKCVWKQESWVPAYFALAIITMIWSAATLVEANVYVIGDTVAQWYFNKEGSKPAKSLRSSLRNAFGPSFGTVCFSGMVMGAVRFVRSIVDSARQDEDARGFVNLIFKCCAEFLLAAFDFVNKFTIIFAAITGESYCSSAKMTYELLRRNLLSAVFVETVSTRILIGIIFVLSALYAIVVCAILRAISALGENMYYVAALAWLLLIVVLGCFINVLDNVIDTVYVCYAIDRDKGEVSKSEVHEVYMHLPISRNHRSALGRPSQIA from the exons ATGGCAAGTCGCGATGAATCCCTGGCCTCCGACCTCGAAGATCCTGCCTCCGTTGCCGCCCAGCCCCTCCTACTGCCGCGCCCCGTCGCTGCCGCTGCGGGAGGCGATGCCTCCGTTACCGGGCTAAGCCCATCGACCAACGAGTCCTACTCTCCCATCTCCTACCACTACGGTCGACGCCCTCCCCGAGACATCCCGGCTctactcctcttcctcttcttctgcatCGCGACTTTCGCCCTCGGCATCACCGCCCTAGCCCGTCGGAACGCTGCCGCCTCCCGTGTCTCCTTCTATGTTTTCGACCGCAATACCTCCTCCTGCGTCCTCCCTTCCTcgaattccttctcctcttccttctcttcttccccgTTCTTGAAGGATCTCATCTGGACCCTCGTCGTCACCTTTCTGCTCTCCGGCCCCATCGCCCTCGCAGTCCTCTGGATCCTTCGGCGTTACGCCAAGCAAGTGGTATACGCGGCCATTCCTTTCTTTATTCTCATCCCATCCTTTCTCAATATCTATTGGTTTGTCGCCTGCACCATCGGCCGCGACTGCAGCAACGCATTCCCGCTCGGCTACCGCATTATCGTCCTTATCTTTGTCTTCCTTCTTATCGGTGTGTTCATCTGGATTATCGTCGCCAACTGGCGCCGTGTCGAACTGACTGTTCAAATTGTCCGAGTGGCCGCGAATGCGCTCGCGAGCAACATCGCGCTCCTTGCCGTCCTTCCAGCAATGGGGCTCGCGCTGCTCGTCTACTTCTCTCCGATATGTGTGTTCCTAATATTCTCGACCTGGAACGGAAGGGTAGTCCCGAGGGAGGTCAAGGGAACGAGTGGGGAGTATTATAAATGCGTTTGGAAACAGGAGAGTTGGGTTCCTGCTTATTTTGCGCTAGCAATCATTACTATGATCTGGTCTGCAGCAACGTTGGTGGAGGCGAATGTATATGTAATTGGTGACACTGTTGCGCAGTGGTACTTCAACAAGGAGGGATCGAAGCCTGCAAAGAGCTTAAGGAGTTCATTAAG GAATGCCTTTGGCCCATCCTTTGGTACAGTGTGTTTTTCAGGAATGGTGATGGGTGCTGTACGTTTTGTACGTAGTATTGTAGATAGTGCAAGGCAAGATGAAGATGCTCGTGGTTTTGTGAATCTAATTTTCAAGTGCTGTGCTGAATTCTTGCTGGCAGCATTTGACTTTGTCAACAAATTTACCATAATTTTTGCCGCAATAACTGGTGAAAGCTACTGCTCTTCAGCTAAGATGACTTATGAACTTCTTAGAAGGAATCTTCTCTCAGCTGTTTTTGTTGAAACTGTTTCGACACGGATCCTTATTGGCATAATTTTTGTCCTCTCAGCATTATATGCTATAGTG GTCTGTGCAATTCTAAGGGCTATCAGTGCTCTGGGGGAGAACATGTATTATGTAGCAGCTCTTGCATGGCTTCTTCTCATTGTGGTGTTGGGCTGCTTCATCAACGTACTGGACAATGTTATCGACACTGTCTACGTCTGCTATGCGATCGACAGGGACAAAGGGGAAGTCTCCAAGTCGGAGGTCCATGAGGTTTATATGCATCTACCAATTAGTAGAAACCACAGGTCAGCCCTTGGCAGGCCCTCCCAGATTGCTTGA